A region from the Aegilops tauschii subsp. strangulata cultivar AL8/78 chromosome 5, Aet v6.0, whole genome shotgun sequence genome encodes:
- the LOC109759828 gene encoding uncharacterized protein isoform X2 — MLLDYKVQGSRHMAHCSYCPNAAASASPAGRLHRMPRPGLPVVLRTTPRLKAYEGVPPPYDRTKRMVIPDALKVLRLQPGHRYCLLGQLSKEVGWNYAHTIRLAVTSLVLY; from the exons ATGCTCCTCGACTACAAG GTTCAGGGGTCCAGGCATATGGCTCACTGTTCGTACTGTCCCAATGCAGCGGCTTCAGCTTCGCCTGCTGGTCGTCTGCACCGGATGCCGCGCCCGGGGCTGCCGGTGGTCTTGAGGACGACGCCCAGGCTCAAGGCGTACGAGGGCGTGCCGCCGCCGTACGACAGGACCAAGCGCATGGTCATCCCCGACGCGCTCAA GGTTCTGAGGCTGCAGCCTGGGCACAGGTACTGCCTCCTCGGCCAGCTCTCCAAGGAGGTCGGATGGAACTACGCTCACACCATCAGG TTGGCTGTTACTTCTCTGGTTTTATATTGA
- the LOC109759828 gene encoding uncharacterized protein isoform X1 has protein sequence MLLDYKVQGSRHMAHCSYCPNAAASASPAGRLHRMPRPGLPVVLRTTPRLKAYEGVPPPYDRTKRMVIPDALKVLRLQPGHRYCLLGQLSKEVGWNYAHTIRARQPCPSWVCKI, from the exons ATGCTCCTCGACTACAAG GTTCAGGGGTCCAGGCATATGGCTCACTGTTCGTACTGTCCCAATGCAGCGGCTTCAGCTTCGCCTGCTGGTCGTCTGCACCGGATGCCGCGCCCGGGGCTGCCGGTGGTCTTGAGGACGACGCCCAGGCTCAAGGCGTACGAGGGCGTGCCGCCGCCGTACGACAGGACCAAGCGCATGGTCATCCCCGACGCGCTCAA GGTTCTGAGGCTGCAGCCTGGGCACAGGTACTGCCTCCTCGGCCAGCTCTCCAAGGAGGTCGGATGGAACTACGCTCACACCATCAGG GCCCGGCAACCTTGTCCTAGCTGGGTCTGCAAAATCTGA
- the LOC109759828 gene encoding large ribosomal subunit protein uL13 isoform X4: MPRPGLPVVLRTTPRLKAYEGVPPPYDRTKRMVIPDALKVLRLQPGHRYCLLGQLSKEVGWNYAHTIRLAVTSLVLY, encoded by the exons ATGCCGCGCCCGGGGCTGCCGGTGGTCTTGAGGACGACGCCCAGGCTCAAGGCGTACGAGGGCGTGCCGCCGCCGTACGACAGGACCAAGCGCATGGTCATCCCCGACGCGCTCAA GGTTCTGAGGCTGCAGCCTGGGCACAGGTACTGCCTCCTCGGCCAGCTCTCCAAGGAGGTCGGATGGAACTACGCTCACACCATCAGG TTGGCTGTTACTTCTCTGGTTTTATATTGA
- the LOC109759828 gene encoding large ribosomal subunit protein uL13 isoform X3: protein MPRPGLPVVLRTTPRLKAYEGVPPPYDRTKRMVIPDALKVLRLQPGHRYCLLGQLSKEVGWNYAHTIRARQPCPSWVCKI from the exons ATGCCGCGCCCGGGGCTGCCGGTGGTCTTGAGGACGACGCCCAGGCTCAAGGCGTACGAGGGCGTGCCGCCGCCGTACGACAGGACCAAGCGCATGGTCATCCCCGACGCGCTCAA GGTTCTGAGGCTGCAGCCTGGGCACAGGTACTGCCTCCTCGGCCAGCTCTCCAAGGAGGTCGGATGGAACTACGCTCACACCATCAGG GCCCGGCAACCTTGTCCTAGCTGGGTCTGCAAAATCTGA